The genomic segment GGCATTTCGGATAGGTACTTTTCATCCATGGAGAAGGTCTTGATCGCATCTGTGCCATTGCGAAACTCAACGGAAGAACTCTTCTTCAAGATGTCCTCAAGAGACAGTTCTGGCTCGTCGGCGCCTGCAGTGCCCATCCCATGGGTGGTGCCTCCTGCCTTTAAGCCCATAACGGTCCTCtgagcttctgcttctctcTTAGTTCGCTTCAGCTCCGTggccttgacaagcttgtcCGCCTTGAGGCGTTCCTCAATCCTGCTGCGCTCAGCAGGGTTGCTTGGCCCATAGAAGAACAGTCTCACAGGACAGTCGTATCCGCCCTTCGGTCCAGTGAGTTGTGCCTCTAAGGTAACATCACCAACGTCCTGTTCGTACCTGTCAGTACAACTTCAGCAATTGGAAAGAAGTCACATACGACGTAGGGTGCAACTTTCTCCACCACCTTTCGTGGCAAATGACCAATTTGTCGATACATCACGTTGTCCATACGAATAGCATTTCGGTCATACTGGGGAACAGATTAGCAACTTGTAATTGCGTTTCCCACACGGAGAAGTACGACCGATCCACTAACCTGATTACCGGGCTCTCTGCGACAGAGAACAATCTCACCAGTTGAAGCATGACCTCTGTAGTATTGTATGCCAACAATTTTCGTATCTATGACCTTCTGTGAGACAATGTCTGTAGAACGAAATGCGTGGGTACTCACCGAAGGTGCCATACAATTCCCTGGCTgggccatcatcatcctgtGTCAAATCCAGGACTTCATTTTCATAAGAAGCTGTCTGGGACGAGGTGAGAGGCTGGCTTGAAGAAAGAGAGGACAAGCCATTCTGTGAACCGGGAGCGAGTCCACGTGGTGAACCATTTTGCGAAGAATAATAAACTGACGTTCCCCCAATGCCAGTGGAATATGTTGCCGAAGCAGGTGAGCGACGCTTTTTTTGGGGCACGGATCTGTCGCTAGTGAGATCTATAACATCGTGGCCCCGTTTTTTAGAACCAGGCATGATGACTTTGATGGAATGGTTAgattacctaggtagttgcGGTAGGTTCATTGTGAACAAAAGTTGAAAAGGGAGTAGGAAAATTAAATACTCACATAACGTTGCGTAGCACCACTGCTGAGATGGAAAACGCACGAATGAAGGAAAAAATGAACGAGATTAGACACGAGAGAAAAAGCAGGCGGAGAGACGCTGGTTTTACTGCATTCACAGTTCACGGTACAGTGGCAGCTGTCAGTCAGGACTGCCCCTAATTTTGCCTAGCGCGTTTCCCAAAATATCCATCCAAAACGCGAGGTCTCACGCGGAGTCACGTGAATTCTCTTAGTCAGCAGGAATACTCACTGCAGGCTGTCGGTCGGCCCACTGCGTCACCTGTTTAGGACTAGCGGCAATCACGCAATCGATGAGCCCGCCCAAAGGGGAGGGCATGAACAGCAACGACATCTCATCGACGACTTCTGATTCTTTCAACTTCACTCCACACTCATTTTGGGGCTTTGGAAGAGTTCTATAACTTTGGAGCTTTCATTGCATACCCTAATGTCATGCTATCATTACGAAAAGAAGTTGCTAACACGGAATTTTGCACCGCTATGCACTGGCTCCACAGCAGCACGGTAGGGAAGCGCCGACGTGGAGGACTGATCCGAATGGCCTCGATTGAGCAAACgggagaaaagaaaagaaggaagccaAACGCTTATacgccaaagccaagcaaACAAATGCCGATATGAGAACACCCTCGTCCAAAACCGGCCTATCCTTTCACCTGATTACTATTCCTACTGCTTGAGGACACGGCCATACACCGAGTAGTAATGGCACCCAGGAACATGACTACTCCTGCCAGTCTTCTCATCGAAGATATGGCAGCCCTCCTTGGCTACATTGGGAGGGGTGTACACTGGCAAAGTTGCTAGTTAGCTTTCATGACAAGCGTCATAGAGGGACCAAGTGCAATCGGAGAGGACGTACAGTGCAATGAGACGGCAAAGTCGCTGCCTCTGTTGGATACACGgtgcaagccaagctcaTCGGCCATGTAAGTGACACCGTTTTCTTTATATGTCTTCTCAGAGATGACCTCCATGGGTCTCTCTGGACTATCGTCTTCTGGAAAGGCGTAGCGGGTTTCAGTCAGACTACCGTGGAGGACCTTCATCAGGCAATGAGCATTGCCGTGGTCATGGATCGGACTCCCTTTGCCAGGAGACCATACAAGCACAAGCTACACCAATCCCAAGTCAACATCGATTAGTCCATGCATCCACAAAGGCACGGTCATGGTTGGGCATGACAACTTACCAAGTTGCTTTTGCCGTTCCCCTCGTCAACAAGGTTGCGGGTGTACCCCCGACTGGCATCACCGTGGGCGTATTTGGACCATTCGGCTGGATTACTGTCATAGTTGATCATCAGATCGGTCAAGGcatcgacgtcgacatcatcgGAGGTCAGTCCCGACGAAGGACCAAGGGCTCTCTTCATGGCAAGGACGAGTTCCTCGAACTTGTCGGACTGCGGGAAGCCCACAGCAGATTTGCTGCCGATGGAGAGGGCACTTGGACTTGCGATGATATCgatggccatgatggattgCTATGATGGATGATTGGTGTTGATACTTGGAAGGGGGATGTCAAGACTTGAGCAGATGTTTTATGTATTCTGATGACGGACAAACGACGAAAGGACAACTCAACATCGACAGACCACTGGCGCTTTCCTGTCAGTGGGGATGGGGATACGCATACTCCCTACTCTCTGCCCGTCCCAGGTCACCTGAGCGTCTGCGCAGCATCGGTGGATAGTATTCCCgggagtacggagtatgccAGTGGGGCATTATCGCCAAAACATTTTCGTCAGACCACGCCGAAATGGCTTCCACCAGTTCCAGGATTCAGCGAACCTTGAGGGAACGATGGGTTCCCAGGTTCGTGACGACAATGGTGCGACATGGTTGGCCACGAGGGACGACGAAAAGTGGGTGACCCCGCCTGAAAGGCTGTGTGAAAGTTGGACGGCAAGACGGCCGACGAACCAGAGCTGACCCAGGGACGGCCGGAGCAAGGGGGGCGGTGAGTGCCAAAATACACGCCAAGATGTAAAATGACGGAATAGTTTACGAGATGCAAATCGTTAGAAGGATTTATTTCTCTGGAATTACATGTCTAGGGTATTTTGCAGCTGTCGGGTGAGGTAGTTTTCGGAGACCGATCTGATAATCTTTCAAAGTTTAAATTTTTTGCCCTGTGTGAAATAAGCTCATGGCATGTTTGATGACTCGTGTGGCCACTTAAAAGTGGGTAATTTATGTGTGTAAATTTTTCTTGACCTATTTTTCTGTGACCAGAGTGACTCTGCCAGCGGGGTGCGACACCGGAGACTGGCCGGAAACGCGCTGAAGGGGATCGGATTTCGGCACCAAGCGCCGCCTGAAGACGGCCAACGAAGCGCTGCTGGAATGGGTTCTCAGCAGGCAAAGCGGGCGGCTCGTCGTCGGCATGGCAGGACATGATTCACCTCGACCGTCATCCACCGACAGCCGATGAGCCGGAGTGGAAGCTTTGAAGGTGGAATCATTTGCCGCCCTGGTTAGCGCCAAAGGTGCCTTTGCCGTATACACGGAGTATTACACggaggagggtgttgacTGGCGTCGTTGTTGTATATTGCGGGAGGtctggtaacattgaactaCCTAGGTCACTAACTACCTACCTTGGTCGGTAGGTAGATAGTTGAGTTTCGTTCCTAAGCAGCCCGAGTAACCGTTGGAGCAGAATACACGccaacagctgcagcatctctGTCTTCACGGCTCACAATGCCGCGGAAACGCAGCAGAACAAAATCGCCGATCGAGCAATTGCACTCACTTCTAACATGAAGGTGCAATACGCAGGCCAACTCCCGTCACGCAGCACGCACAGCGACAGGGACATGCCCAACGAACcagtttcaatgttgacatcGACCCCCGCTCGCCTAGCCGTCCGGGGATTCAGGTGGCGTAGGGCCCTAAAAAAGACAAGGACTGCCAAATGGGGGGTGCTGTGGCCACACTAGGCGTCTCTTTCGTGCTTGACAATTCGATGGAGCTTTCTCGGCCTTCGACGGAGGCGTTCCCGGAGAAATGGGTTTTTCATAAAAGACGGCGTCGCCTTCCATGTCTTTTGCCAATTGCTGCATGCTAGTGAAGATACGTTTCAGTATATTTGGAAAGACAAGATAATTTGTCACAAAAGTTTGGCGGGCTAGTAGGGCGACTTACTCACCGACCACAATGACACCTCTGACAAACACATCGTCGCAAAATTCGACCTGCGCCGTGAGCAGCAATGGCGTGACGGATCACACCGCCAGCGACAATGAGGGCGTGAACGCGGCGCCTGTGGAAGAGACGCCGTGCCAGAAGAGAGCGAGGGAGTTGCAGGAACGGGGATGGCGACGAATCATTCGCAACTTTACGCCTTCGTGAGTTTTGAGACCCTGTCAAACcgatgttgaagttgggtTGTTCTACAACTCGACTGTTGTGTTGCGACAACTCAAGGCGGTACAGACACAATTCGGGAATGTGAAACTAACCGTGTATTGTGGAATAGTTGGTTTGCAGTTAACATGGGAACTGGAATCGTTTCCATCCTCCTTCATAACTTGCCGTACAATGCCCAATGGCTGCAGTACATAAGTTACATCTTCTTCGGCCTCAATATCCTCCTCTTTGCGATATTCACCTGTATCTCTTTGGCGCGGTATACCTTTTACCCTGAGATTTGGTGGGCCATGATTTCGCATCCGGGACAGTCGTTATTCCTAGGTTGCTTCCCAATGGGCTTTGCAAGTACGCTCTGTTCCCTTCTTCACAATCATCCCCCCAATGTCCAATTGGACATCTCCTCCGTCCAGCGTGCTGACCGTGAAAccaacagccatcatcaacatgaTGATCTTTTGCTGCAAGCAATGGGGCGACTGGCTCGTCTACCTAGCCTGGGCGTTCTGGTGGATAGACGTCCTCCTCTCCATGgccaccgccatcaccatgcccTTCATCGTCATGCACCGCCATAAACCCGGCCTGAGCAACACCACAGCCGCGCTTCTCCTCCCCAT from the Pochonia chlamydosporia 170 chromosome 6, whole genome shotgun sequence genome contains:
- a CDS encoding cysteine dioxygenase (similar to Metarhizium robertsii ARSEF 23 XP_007821256.1), whose product is MAIDIIASPSALSIGSKSAVGFPQSDKFEELVLAMKRALGPSSGLTSDDVDVDALTDLMINYDSNPAEWSKYAHGDASRGYTRNLVDEGNGKSNLLVLVWSPGKGSPIHDHGNAHCLMKVLHGSLTETRYAFPEDDSPERPMEVISEKTYKENGVTYMADELGLHRVSNRGSDFAVSLHLYTPPNVAKEGCHIFDEKTGRSSHVPGCHYYSVYGRVLKQ